From Drosophila virilis strain 15010-1051.87 chromosome X, Dvir_AGI_RSII-ME, whole genome shotgun sequence, the proteins below share one genomic window:
- the Fpgs1 gene encoding folylpolyglutamate synthase, mitochondrial, which translates to MRKQLRSVYKITTRCLDVRKAYSTRRMDEIKVALALGPPMPKTLKPKGACNGWPNATRNDERRPSFADLVFYPDGRPAMPNDQDANSIARENADYNAAIETLTKLQGNGDSIRNSISDKKLNSLVHTLKYLERSGLTLEDVEQLSVIHVAGTKGKGSTCALTESILRQYGARTGFFSSPHLATTNERIRINGDPLPKDKFTKYFWLVYNRMLVQREHEKDMPAFFMFLTIVGFHVFIAERVDVVVLEVGLGGELDCTNILRNVRTAGITSLALEHTALLGNTLRQIAWQKAGIIKPGAHVYTHVTQPECLQVIYERAAERRAQVFQVPSTDAYLQNADGLNEYVRLNASLAIQLTYDWLRQTTGRLHRDYPINERHITSEVLRGLNAANWPGRCQLVEYENMRVHLDGAHTVESIRVCCDWYQKSIRHSRNPNILVFNRTGDSDPKAILHVLRQACTFDMVCFVPNLATDKPNDPNQANLHCSPEAQRQRAQSIAATWQQLCDSQQQQPNHGQMYNTVWDAFVAIRTRYPYHIQLDVLITGSIHLLGAVITVLNDFHLEAPPTKNGHT; encoded by the exons atgcgCAAACAGTTGCGATCAGTATACAAAATCACCACACGCTGCCTAGATGTGCGAAAGGCGTACAGTACCAGACGCATGGACGAGATTAAGGTTGCACTTGCCCTGGGTCCGCCCATGCCCAAGACCCTGAAGCCAAAGGGCGCCTGCAATGGCTGGCCAAACGCGACACGCAACGACGAACGGAGACCATCTTTTGCGGATCTGGTATTCTATCCGGACGGACGTCCAGCTATGCCCAACGACCAGGATGCCAACAGTATTGCACGCGAGAATGCAGACTACAAT GCAGCGATTGAAACGCTGACCAAGCTACAGGGAAACGGAGACAGCATACGAAACTCCATATCAGACAAGAAGCTAAATTCGTTGGTGCACACGCTCAAGTATCTGGAGCGCAGCGGACTCACATTGGAGGATGTAGAGCAGCTATCGGTGATACATGTGGCCGGCACCAAGGGCAAG GGCTCTACGTGCGCGCTGACCGAATCGATATTGCGGCAATATGGCGCACGGACTGGATTCTTCAGTTCGCCGCATCTGGCAACGACCAATGAGCGCATCCGGATCAATGGGGATCCGCTGCCGAAGGACAAGTTCACCAAGTATTTTTGGCTCGTTTACAATCGGATGCTGGTGCAGCGCGAGCATGAGAAAGATATGCCGGCATTCTTTATGTTCCTGACCATTGTTGGCTTCCATGTGTTTATAGCGGAGCGTGTCGATGTGGTCGTGCTCGAGGTGGGCCTCGGCGGCGAGCTGGACTGTACGAACATATTGCGAAATGTGCGCACCGCGGGCATCACATCGCTGGCATTGGAGCATACGGCCCTGTTGGGCAACACGCTGCGCCAGATTGCCTGGCAGAAGGCGGGCATCATAAAGCCGGGCGCCCATGTCTATACGCACGTAACACAGCCGGAATGCTTGCAGGTGATCTATGAGCGCGCCGCCGAACGCCGGGCCCAGGTCTTTCAGGTGCCCAGCACGGACGCGTATCTACAAAATGCGGACGGCTTGAATGAGTATGTGCGCCTGAATGCCTCGCTGGCCATCCAGTTGACGTACGACTGGCTGCGCCAGACGACGGGTCGACTGCATCGGGATTATCCGATCAATGAGCGGCACATCACCAGCGAGGTGCTGCGCGGCCTGAACGCGGCCAATTGGCCCGGACGCTGCCAGCTGGTCGAGTACGAGAATATGCGCGTCCATTTGGATGGGGCGCACACCGTGGAGAGCATACGGGTCTGCTGCGACTGGTACCAGAAGAGCATCAGGCACAG tcGCAATCCAAATATTTTGGTATTCAATCGCACGGGGGATTCGGATCCAAAGGCCATACTGCATGTGCTGCGGCAGGCGTGCACCTTTGATATGGTCTGCTTTGTGCCCAATCTGGCGACCGACAAGCCCAACGATCCCAACCAGGCGAACCTCCACTGCAGCCCCGAGGCGCAGCGACAGCGCGCCCAGAGCATTGCCGCCACCTGGCAGCAGCTATGCGAttcccagcagcaacagccgaatCATGGACAAATGTATAATACGGTCTGGGATGCGTTCGTTGCGATCCGTACGCGTTATCCCTATCACATTCAGCTGGATGTGCTGATAACCGGCTCCATACATTTGCTTGGCGCTGTCATAACGGTACTTAACGATTTCCATTTGGAGGCGCCGCCAACGAAAAATGGACACACCTGA